The Quercus robur chromosome 3, dhQueRobu3.1, whole genome shotgun sequence DNA segment ATTAACGCACTTCTTTAAATGCTTTGAGAAACAAAATGGATAAGTACCAAGGGGTAAGGAACTTCGGCTAGATAATTACATTTCCATGGGAGCATTGAAATGCCTTAAGAAAGGGTGAATAAGCAAGTTCAACGGTTGCATGGAGTATAACTTGAAGATATTGTTGTCTATATATGTTCTCTTGTTGACTCTAATTCTCAGAAAAGAATCAAATATTTGAGGGTTGATTGTATATTGTAACaagagaattatatatatatatatatatatatgagaagtaAATGCCTAGTCGAGCGAATCAACTCGCATTTTTTTGCCttgaaaaatttgtaaaaagaaataatattgagagcttattttcaacttatttagtttatttggtttATATAAAAACCAGATAAACTAAGTAAGTTGAAAATAAGCTCTcaatattatttctttctatatatatattttacacattttatttatttatttataaattttaaactcAATAAACCAATGAAAATAAACTCACCCAAACAAGTGCTTACCCATATTCTTGGAAGAGTTGGTTGAGGCTCTAGCAAATTATAGCTTTAGGTTCATCTCCCTGGACTGGCAATGCACATAGTTTGCAGGTGATGATTATGTAAATTGTaaacacaccccccccccccccccccacccccccaaaaaaaaaaaaaaaaaaaaaaaaaaaagaaaagaagaagaagaaggaaatcaTGGAAGTGAAATtcattttattgataattttcaTCCTGGAGAGGCCCCTTCAAACATGGTACAATAAGAAGCCATCATATTTTACTGCATTTGGTGAAAGCAAGGCGCGAAAATGCAGCCTATAAGGGGCCCAAATATACAGAATCAAATGGGCAAAGAAGATAACCATGTTAAAAGGACCAAAGGAAAGGCCAAAGGGCAGAGCTACCCATGATGTCGTTTCCTCATAGGCTCAAATTCTGACCCCAGAGAATCTTGAAGGAGCAGttcaataatttgatatatgCTTTGTAAATAACCTTGTACGTTTCCCTTCTGTAAAATATGTAGGGAGAATAAGTACTTCTCATCTTGGGTATTATATCATCACTAggttaaaaaatgtgtaaaagttttcaactgaataatttttttgaattataagATTGGTATGAGACAACATATATTTTAGGTACCTAGTAAAATTAAAAGAGAGCCTTATGTAGGTCCTTTTTGTCCTGTCAGTCTTATCTGTTGGGAGACAACTATTGAGGGAATTATCGACCCTAGAAGTCTCTAAGGTAAGAGACAAAAAGAGTGTCTTGTGGAATAATTCATCTGCCCTAAAATGACAAGAGGGTCTGCAGTGGAATACTGTCGAAAGCTAAAGATCAAAGCAAACAAAAAGGACTAAATTCAGGAAGCATAATTTTAGTATAAGAAGTATCTTAAAAGCATCTTAGAGTCCTTTGATAGGACAACCTAGGCTTCCCACCTAGATTAACTACCTAGATTAATCCCACCGTAAACCTTAGGCTTCACCACGTAAGGTTGTTTGGATTCACCATCAACGTAATGCAAATGTTGCATGAATAAACACTGAataatcaatatcaatatatatctaatattaaagcagagacctcatgtgaGAAAGCATGAAGTCTTATCAAGCGACactttaattttgcatttagcctCTTTAACCTCTTctcattaacatttttttcacTGTTACCAAAAAGATTAGGTTAAATTCTTTTTACTGTAATCTAAAAGATGGGTTGTTATTAGAGATTAGactaaatcaaatcaaatcttatgaaaaacccaaacccactcATTCCCTTACATATTATGACCCAAGCATGATCATTTCCCACGTGTAAATGAAAGCCAAAACTCTAACCCACTAACAAACTCTCTTTATCCTCCCCCACATGTAGATGAAACTTGAAAACCAAAAACGTAACTCACTTAGAAGCTCTCTTCCTACATACAAGCTTCCTTTCGGACTACACACACTCTTCAACTTATTTGCAAACAATAGTTTTGTAGTGTTAATTCAGTGATCCCATCTACCAAACCAACATTCTTACTCACTTTTCAAGTCCTAATTTAGCCCTTATAAGTAAACTAATGGAGATGTACAATCAAGGAAGATTACAatcactataaaaaataaaaaataaaaaaggaaagaaacgtGCAGTCTAACCTCAACTGTCCCATCACTctatcttctctttctcttccaaaacctctctctctctctctctctctcacacacacacattttgaGTGGTATATTAGGATTCTCCAAATTGAAGTTAATATTCAATCTTACCTTTGGGCTGCACATTGGAATGATTGTCTTCTAAGATAATGAGTGCTTCTCTTGATGTGtaacaaaaattgtcaaatggTATGCGATATGGCATAGGCAGTTAGGCACCAATAGTCATATTGCATTCAATTCGTATTAAATTTCGAGTTGTCTATGGTGCTATGGTACTAGGTATGAAGACCAATTTGTTAATATAACTTTTGATATGCTCCTATAGCCGATTAAGAAAGTCACAGCAAATTGGACCAAATTGTTTGTGATGCATTCaaattgcagatttttttttttttttacacaaatgcCTGAAAGTGGTAAGTCCATTATGAGTATAAAGATGATCATAAGTTCAGATATTGACAAACAATTGAGATACTGAGGTCATAGATTCTAATAGCATTTGTCCATTCagaaaatctaaacaatttataGGATCCTAGCCACAAATATTTAGCATATAATCTAtggtgcaaaaatatttttggtatcCTATATGGTAGAAACTAGAGAGGACTACAGAAAGTTTTAGTTAGATgcacaccaattttttttaaagtcttaATGTCCTATTTATTGTTTCAGTTTGAAACTAATATAATTTGATTATACTTTCTATGCAAAACTCAAAACCAACATACTTTTAGGTAAAAATTTCTCATGTATCGCACGGGTTTCCAACTAGTATTAATAATCATCTGAATCCAAAATAAACCAACTGGAGTTTTATATACAACTTCCAGGAATCAcaatgataaagataaactctTAATATGATTcctaaacaatctcaaatactaatcaaattctaataataaacccaaataaagataaagataacaTAAATGATATTGATAATCTCCACGAATGTGCTATAATGTGGTGTCCGCACCACCTATTAACCTTTGGGGTTAAAAGAGTGCCAAATGCTAGATGGTCTAGATTTACATGCACTTGATGATTCAAGGCAAGCTAAGGTGTAGTGCTGAAGTGACATGCAAAAGTTACATTGCACATATATTGAACTTGTACTTTCAGGTGAACATAtcccaaatattcaaaaatcTTTCAGCTGCTTGAAATATTGAACTAGTAAAAAGGAGTCGAGATAATGTATTGTACAAGAATTGGACAAAAATTGCAAGTAAAGATACTTAAAAATTTCAATCTGAAATATTTTCAACATTAATTTGAAACCTTAATTTATACCTATTGCTTAATTTTCACTGTCGCTATTACTATTTTAAACCTAAGAATTATGCATCACAAACATGAGATAGATTCTGTAACAGGCGAAGTCCTTGAAATTATGCGTCACTGTTGCTGGGGACCGTTAGAAACTTAGAGTGGTATATAACTATAGATGTGACTAGCTCAAATAAACTAGTATAaacttttgtttgtttatttatttctccACTCTTTTCCTCATTTCCAATTACTAAGATTCTCATTATTTACCCCATTAACACTAATTCAGTATGGCATTGATGGACATGGACTAAGAAAGCATAAACTCCATTGGTATAAGTTGATGAAGAGGGATTTGGCTTGTCCTAGGTGTCTTTGCGCATTGAAACGCTAGATAGATACACGTCCATTTTTACACACACGGTTTTTACACACACGGCACGCCTATGTTCAAAGTATAAAAAATCGAgacaataattaaaattatgcaACCAAGTAACCAACCTTAAGTGGTTGGAGTTACCAATAAGGAATTCTAATCTCTGTTCCATCTAAAACCATCCATCTCACTTTATTCTGAACTCAATTTCTTCCAAAGGAGGCACCAAACTTTTAGATTCTCTAATAAATCTGTTTCCTtttattataaactttttaACAAAAGCTTGATGATAAAATGTTTATCACTGCATGTCTCATGTGCTTCACAGTCCTCATCATTGATCTCACTATGCATAAATAGACTAAAATGCCTTGGCCAGTCTCAGACTGTAATATCTGATTACAGCTTCCTTCTATTCCTTATCTATATTCTCTTATTCTTAATATCGGGGCCACTTCCTGACCGGGATTTGTCTCCTGCAAAATTTCATCATCTCTCACCATCTAGTTATATCAACTTACAATCATCATGACTTTGATGGGATCCTCAGTTTTTCCCAGACCTGTTAACCAATTTTAACAAACTAACACTGCATGCATCGAGAATAATGCAAACATGGTAACCCTGCAAGCATCAATAAAAGGGATCCCACATTGGCATTTTATGCTGTGAGGCGTCAAACTCCACACTTGCATGCCCAATAATAAGATAAAGACTGCAGGCATAGTGATTTAACTCCAATCTAGTTCAATGTACATCAGATTCTGAAGCAATGTAGCGAACCTACTTTACAAGTTCATCAAGAATGAAACATTATTTCTGGGAGTTTGTCAAGCTTCGATAAATCATACCACATAGTTCATCATACAAATAGAATTCAATATAACAAATTTCTTATGAGCCACTCAAGGGCATTATAgtgctctttcttttttggcaaCCTTTGAAAAGACTGCCCATTTTCATTGCAGAAGATGATAGTTAGCACTACAGAAATTTGCTTCAAGGTATGTCTATATACATACCAATACATAATGACTTTCAGATTTTATATCTTATGTTGACCACCGGTCGAACAAAATTTGGTGATTCCGATCTTTTGTACTGCCTCGTATAGGAGAGCATTAGAGTAAGTGTGCCTCACTAATGCAACTGCAGCTCTGCCACAATCAGTTTTCTTCCCAGTGCGCCATAATAAGggaaaatatcaattatttccCCTATACCCAGCCCTCCTGCTTGTGGTTACCTTGAGATCTGGAAAGGAGTTCTTATTTTTCAGCTTCTGATTCGACACTAGCCCTTGTTTCTCCTTTCTTCTCCCCTGCCATCTTTGCATTCTTTTGACCAACTTTATCAGCATACTTGGCAAAAGCAGCAGACAGGGCAGATTTAACTGTCAATTCAGGCTCATTCTTCTTGTTGCTTGCATCTTCTGTGGCCTTCTCCTTTCCTTTCTCTTCACTCACTGAGACAGGTTCAGTATTGTTCTGGACAGGAGTTTCAGGAACTGCAGGGCGGCTGGCAACAACACGCTTGAATGGCTCATGAAAAGTGTCATACAAGCGTTTTACCTGATGAACAGAGTAGATTCCTTTTGTTTCACACCATCAATTCCTTTACTTAAAggtattcaaaattttaaaaatgccTCTAGCTTATATATGCAATCAACCGAATAACATCACACAAGAAACAAGAACCTATTATAGTATGACTTGACTCACTTTAAACAATGGAAAAGTACCTTGCGCTCTCCAATTCCAGGGCATCGAGCTAGATCTTCCATTGATGCATCCATGATATGAGAAAGGGACTGCATTAACATGACAATTGGCATATCAATATTTACACCAAAAatagtaaccaaaaaaataagaagaagaagaaagaaagaaagaaagaaaactccTAATGGAAAGATCCAGGTGCAAAGCAGTGTCATACCCCAAATGTAGTACCAAGGGTGACTACATCAGTCTTGTTAACATGTCGAACCGTTGTAAGAGCATGAGTTAGctacatttaaaaagaaataggttcagtTCAATTAACTCATAGAGCTAAACTGAACAAATGCACCCTAGATATTTCAAATTTAAgcaaattaatataaaaaaataaattgattctAAACCAATGAGAACCAAAATATAATACCCGTGATAGATAGTCTGTATCCATTTGGCCTTGAATAATGTCTGCAGGCTTGTTTTCATATACTTTTATAGTCTCCAAGTAGCGACCACATTCCTCCAAGCTATAACAGAAAGTAGCCAAAAGGATATGTAGTCAAGGAATCATACTTAGGTTAGAGCCATAGAAAATCTGAAAAAGATGATTTTGTTACTGGTAATAACAGAACCAGGCTCCAATACACTTGAATGGATGTCTTTAGCATATTACATATGGTTGTCATCTGTATTTAAAGAGGAAATTACCTCCAAGCACATAATAGGGTACAGTCATGAAGCAGAGCTGTTTTAGTAACTTCAAGTAAAGGCTTAGCTACATCTTCCTGAAACCAATGGAAAGGAAAAATGTAAACTTGTCCATTTATATTAACAACAAAACTTCTAATTTATATGTCCACATGGATCATTAAAAAACTTggataagaaaaaattatattacagACAAGAAAGCAGGGTGGCTTACCACATCGACATGACATAAAACAACACGAAGCTTGAAATTCTTTTGCAGTTCTCTGATTCGGTAATATAGGTAGTCTGGGTGCAGCAGATGATACCGAAGACTGCATCAATTAGTAAACTTAATACCCATTGATGCAAAAGgatggatttttaaaattcatataataaaatgattaaatagaAATGACAAGCTAGGCCACTCTATATATCAAAGCCATGCCGAATATTTTTGTGAACTACGGTTCTAACAGAAGAAGTCCCTCAATAAAGCACCAAGTTATCACCTTACAAACAtagaaaatgatatatatagGTGCAAGTGTTCAAACCTCAGATAGAGAGCACATGAGCTTTGACCAAGTAAGTAGTCACAAACAATATCTGCAAAAGCCCACCTCACATTCCTGATATGTTTGAGCAAGGGGTTTCCCTTCTGAAAAAGGAGAGAGGACTTTCACATTCAGGCTAAGTAAAAATAACAGACAACTCTGTAATTGGTACTAAACAGTTCTGCTGAGaacaaacatttttttggaCCAAAAAGTTCAGTAAGAAgatgttataaaaatttagattttccaACACTTACCCTCAAGCTTTTAAGGAAAATAAGATAGATTTCACAGTATTGAAGAGAGTAAATGTAACGAACTAAGGAAAAGTGCTGGCCACTAgtctagtcacaattgaggttcTTTGTAGTTAAAGCCCAAATTGAGCTAGTATATACCCAACTTGGGACTCAACACATACCCTCACAAAACACTCTCAACTAATTCAATTCGATATTCAATGAATCTAAGGTATCACAGTAATTACATCACAAATATTCCAAATTGTTTAATGTACGATAGTATCACTGCTGCCTTTCCCTCTCCTTCTAAGTTTGTCCCACTTCCTACTGAACTACGACATAACTTATGCAACTACAAAAAGTTAAACAGCTTTGAtcaataaattttcattccaCCCTTGGTTAATTGATTTTCCGACCGTTTTTCTACTCTTATTATGCTGAGGGTACAAAAATAGAATAGAACTTCAAGATCCAGCTGTTGATAGAAGTTATTTTCTCCAACCCACTTTAGGGAAAATCTActtttatatgtaaaaaataagagaatagTTTTTTCCTAAATGAGTAACTATGTAGCAGAGTGATATGAGATATAATTCATAGTTTGGGCAAAATTTATGAACAATTCCTTAGGGGAAATACATTAGGTTTCCccataaaattcaaacacatggtTGCATTGACCAATGAAACACAAAAAGTGTCATTTTTTCAAGGACAATTAAATACAATGCAGCtatttgtttgaatttaattggagaaccTAATATATTGCACCTATGGAACTGTGCCTAGTTTTACCCTTATGATTTATAGTAACTAATATTGATCAATACAGTCATACCAAATTTTTCTTCTTACCATTTTGCACTATTAACACATACTTCTATCATAATAAGGAACAAATGCTGAGATCAATATTATATCAACAAATGAGATGTGGCATCCAAAAATTCTGGGAAAGTAATTATAAAGGTGCATGTATTATTGTATTGTCTTGCGAACAAATCCATCACTTCCAACAGGAACCTTACAATACATCTACCATTACCACCAAATGCCTGAAGTTCAAGTTAATGAACAGTTGCTGTAGTGACAACATCATCTACAACAGGCCCAGCAGCTATGATGCATATCAAATGCTTAAAAACAAAGAATGCCCCAAATAGCCCACCTGTCTGTGGCTTACAAGAATTGCATTGCGACTCTGTGTGGCAAGTGAAGTTGACAATGGTGATGAAGTAGCAGGAGCAGCAGAAGAAGCCGGTGACGTAGAAGATGGTGGATGAGATTGACCAATTTGTCTAAAACAAACAACAGACCACATATAACATCTCAATTTCAAGCCCCACAGAAACAACAAACCACAGAAAGCAtctaaaaatcaaacaaaagcatAGAAACAAACTTCTTCACCCCAAGATCAACCACTTTGAAGCTGAGAACAACAacaaatagaggaaaaaaaaaaaacttatgagtGTTCTAGTTTTAGGTTCTTATCGAGTGTcagaattaaaaattttaacctGCTAATGCCAACAAGAAGGCACCTAAAAGATTCAATGCTAAATGGTTGTCTTAGCTTCATCATCTAAAGTTCTTTGTTCCCTcaggtacaaaccaacaaaaacatTATAAACAGAACCTAACATtcctcaagagtcaagacaaaaccctaattctaccTTTGCTCTCTGAGAATAACGCACGCAATGAAAtaaagtttcttttcttttttttggtccttaaactttttttttataggtaagaataattttattgaaacaaaactaaCTTGTGAAAATAGTCATGAAgtagcctaaagaattacaaatggAGAACTATCTACATATAAATCAAATCTATAAAAGAATGAAGAGAGTCACTATTTGTGAGACCCAGCACAAAAGACCACTCATAATTTACTCAACTATTTGGTACCtgagtaaaaaatataaaaaaaagctCTTTTCACCACAAACACATTGACCAAATTGCATATTGCATAATTTACTCAAACTTTCCTCTCTTACAAACAAAAGCCAAGAGAATAGGCAAAAGTTTTGCCGCAAAACTTAGTTACAATTCCTTAGGTGTTGAGCTGTACATTAGGTTCCCTGGTTAAATTCAAATGTATGGTTgcattgaaaaataaatcacaaaCATTGTTATCTTTTCCaatgacaattaaattcaatacagCTGAGTTTAAATTAACTGGAGAATCTAACTTAATGAAGCCAAGGAACAGTAACTAAGTTTTACTCCAATAGAATCCTCAAGCCACCAGATTTCCTTTCCCTCCATTCTCAAATCCACCAAAACCAAGAAAACGATCACAAAACCTCCCCATAGTCACTTTCCACCAAACCAAACAATAACCCAAcattttcccagaaactaaCTTTCCTCCAATATAACCCAAATGGGTACCTCAATTCTAAATTCTAGAACCATAGAAATCTCCCAGAAACCAAACTTTCTCCAGAAAAAACAATAACCCAATTtccccaaacaaaaaacaacaaagtACTCTTAtagacaaacaaaaaagataacAGTTTTGAATAAACAGGCAAATGGGTAACTCGAGAATAAAATATACCACCATAAAATCTCCTAAAAAACCCAACTTTGaaccaaaacaaacagaaaCAACACCACCAATGAATTTAGAATTGAAAAGGGCCAAATGGGTACCTGGAAACAGTGCCATTCAAGGCCTGTGAGGACTGTGAAGAGGAAGTGTTATTGGAGgagggtggtggtggttgtggtggtggggTGTAGAACTCAGAGGATTTGATGAAAGAGAAGGCTTGAGAGAAGGACTTGGAAGGGTTGAAGAGAGAAGGTGGGGTTGACTTTGACTGTGAGCTCTCAATAACTTCCTGGTAAGATGGTATCTTTATCACTGTTGAGGAAGAGGAGCTCTTGTTCCTCTTGTGCTGGTTTTGCTGTGAGTTTTGTTGACCTTCCTCTTCCtcattctccattttttttttttcttttctgtttctcAGACTGTTGCAGAGAGACACAACGAGTGGTAGTGTTTATCAGACTTGGGCTGGGCCTTTCGATGGGAATGATTTCAATTCTCACAGAAATCCAACCCATTACGTTTGGATTGTATAGTACCCACTTCATCTGTTGCAGCACTTTGTAAAATTGGGTTGGGTCGAGTCACAGGGTTTTTCCAACCTAACCTGCTAAGGTCGGGTTTAGAAACTCTCAATCCGGTGTATTGTGTTGCATTGTTTCATCTCTTGTAAAGAAATTTAGACTGACTATTTAAGCTTttcttaataatatattattacaatttataatatacctaaatatttatattccaaaattttgaatttatcaaaactaaTTCTCATAATACTGGaatgaatcaaaataaaatatgaaaacaagagttataaaataaatttatatgcGTATAGTGGGTCAGGTTAGGTTAGATGGGTTAAAAGAACTATCAACCTGAATTCGACCCAATATGAAACTCAAAATAGAATTGCAACCCAACCCGACTCACCAACCTATAAAAACCAACTCAAGGTGTCAATTTGGGTTGAATTGGGTCGGTTTCGTTGGGTTGGTGAGTTAGATGCATGCTCCTATTCTAAACTTTTCAAGTTGAAAGTGTTTGACTTAATAAATGTCtatttataaagttttttttttaaagttttatttttactacatCTTTCCACAAAGCACCGTTGTTACAATAGAAATACATAGGTTCAAATTCTATTTACACCAAAAATTAGTTGGTGTTTTAacctaataaaaaagaattattattatgaagTAGACAATATAGTTTCAACCTTCAAATTATATCATACTCATcagattatcaaaaataaataatttcttatGTTGCAAATATTGACTCACTTAACATTTTTGGTGACATAAAGTTTTAACGTGTTACACAAATAATTATTTGCCAACCtctcactctttttcttttcattacaccaaaataagtctattacatcaaatgttaatacaacaaaattagTATAGTGGTATTAGACATGATATCAATCTACGAATTAAAATCTgttgcaatagtaacttaaaagtggtaaattattacattaataataattagttgcaataacttataattttctgTTGAAATAAAGgttttaatacaaaattgtattaagaaatttttttttgctataacTTTAATTGAAGAAATCATTGTAATAACTTAATACTAATTATTTTGCAATCTATTACAATAGAAATttctaaggctgtgtttggttcgcgTAAAATCatttctggaaaatattttattttccggaaatgctattttccggaaaggaaaacgttttcatgtgtttggctgtcacaaaattcattttacggaaaattaattttggtgtttggttcatTTCATCATTTTACCAGAAAATGCATCAAATCCGGCAAAACGCTCGTCTGACGAGCGTCCGACGAGCGCGCTCGTCGGACGAACGCGCTCATCTCTCGTCGATCGCTCGGACGAACGCGCTCGtctctcgtcgatcgacgagagaCGAGCGCACTCGTCGATCGCGCCGctcgatcgacgatcgcgatcgtgcaccgcgccgctcgtcggcgcgatcgtccctctctctctctgatctgggctctctcttctctctctctctctctctctctctctctctctctcttttccggaagtgaattgaagtgaaaatgaaggcagaaatggatttccgtggtcaaagggGAAATTTGTGGTTAaccggaaatcattttccggaaaataatgttttccgtgacagccaaacgcatgcattttccggaaaatcatttccggaatcaCTTTGAAGTCGATTCAAACGCAGCCTAAGTGACAACTTATTACAGCAAatgtatttatgtgtgtgtgtatgtgtgtaatAAGCTTaaataattggtatcaagttaTTATAACGATTTCTTTAATTTATGTCAttgcaaaaaaatattcttaatgCAATTTAGTATTCATGCCACTATTGTaacta contains these protein-coding regions:
- the LOC126717139 gene encoding DNA excision repair protein ERCC-1 isoform X1, whose translation is MENEEEEGQQNSQQNQHKRNKSSSSSTVIKIPSYQEVIESSQSKSTPPSLFNPSKSFSQAFSFIKSSEFYTPPPQPPPPSSNNTSSSQSSQALNGTVSRQIGQSHPPSSTSPASSAAPATSSPLSTSLATQSRNAILVSHRQKGNPLLKHIRNVRWAFADIVCDYLLGQSSCALYLSLRYHLLHPDYLYYRIRELQKNFKLRVVLCHVDVEDVAKPLLEVTKTALLHDCTLLCAWSLEECGRYLETIKVYENKPADIIQGQMDTDYLSRLTHALTTVRHVNKTDVVTLGTTFGSLSHIMDASMEDLARCPGIGERKVKRLYDTFHEPFKRVVASRPAVPETPVQNNTEPVSVSEEKGKEKATEDASNKKNEPELTVKSALSAAFAKYADKVGQKNAKMAGEKKGETRASVESEAEK
- the LOC126717139 gene encoding DNA excision repair protein ERCC-1 isoform X2, with the translated sequence MENEEEEGQQNSQQNQHKRNKSSSSSTVIKIPSYQEVIESSQSKSTPPSLFNPSKSFSQAFSFIKSSEFYTPPPQPPPPSSNNTSSSQSSQALNGTVSRQIGQSHPPSSTSPASSAAPATSSPLSTSLATQSRNAILVSHRQKGNPLLKHIRNVRWAFADIVCDYLLGQSSCALYLSLRYHLLHPDYLYYRIRELQKNFKLRVVLCHVDVEDVAKPLLEVTKTALLHDCTLLCAWSLEECGRYLETIKVYENKPADIIQGQMDTDYLSRLTHALTTVRHVNKTDVVTLGTTFGSLSHIMDASMEDLARCPGIGERKVLFHCLKNLLCSSGKTLV
- the LOC126717139 gene encoding DNA excision repair protein ERCC-1 isoform X4, giving the protein MENEEEEGQQNSQQNQHKRNKSSSSSTVIKIPSYQEVIESSQSKSTPPSLFNPSKSFSQAFSFIKSSEFYTPPPQPPPPSSNNTSSSQSSQALNGTVSRQIGQSHPPSSTSPASSAAPATSSPLSTSLATQSRNAILVSHRQKGNPLLKHIRNVRWAFADIVCDYLLGQSSCALYLSLRYHLLHPDYLYYRIRELQKNFKLRVVLCHVDVEDVAKPLLEVTKTALLHDCTLLCAWSLEECGRYLETIKVYENKPADIIQGQMDTDYLSRLTHALTTVRHVNKTDVVTLGTTFGSLSHIMDASMEDLARCPGIGERKVLFHCLK
- the LOC126717139 gene encoding DNA excision repair protein ERCC-1 isoform X3, giving the protein MENEEEEGQQNSQQNQHKRNKSSSSSTVIKIPSYQEVIESSQSKSTPPSLFNPSKSFSQAFSFIKSSEFYTPPPQPPPPSSNNTSSSQSSQALNGTVSRQIGQSHPPSSTSPASSAAPATSSPLSTSLATQSRNAILVSHRQKGNPLLKHIRNVRWAFADIVCDYLLGQSSCALYLSLRYHLLHPDYLYYRIRELQKNFKLRVVLCHVDVEDVAKPLLEVTKTALLHDCTLLCAWSLEECGRYLETIKVYENKPADIIQGQMDTDYLSRLTHALTTVRHVNKTDVVTLGTTFGSLSHIMDASMEDLARCPGIGERKESTLFIR